A window of Littorina saxatilis isolate snail1 linkage group LG7, US_GU_Lsax_2.0, whole genome shotgun sequence contains these coding sequences:
- the LOC138971480 gene encoding FMRFamide-related neuropeptides-like: MALLSAEGAHLRKRRDVSEESSDLARTKRDVVLDGGFLRFGKSSDVATDVAADKRGSGSDVIPSDREYLRFGRGSTKFNKRYLRFGRSGPEGYLRFGKRSTKESS; encoded by the exons ATGGCGCTCCTGTCGGCAGAGGGCGCTCACCTGCGCAAACGACGTGACGTCAGCGAGGAGTCTTCTGACTTGGCCAG AACAAAACGTGACGTGGTGTTGGACGGAGGATTCCTCAGGTTCGGGAAATCGAGTGACGTAGCCACTGACGTAGCCGCCGACAAGCGTGGCTCCGGAAGTGACGTCATTCCAAGCGACCGCGAATACCTCCGCTTCGGAAGAGGTTCCACCAAATTCAACAAAAGATACCTCAGATTCGGTCGCTCTGGACCCGAAGGATACCTCCGTTTTGGCAAACGCTCTACGAAAGAGTCTTCTTAa